The DNA region AGAACGATCGATGGCGTAGAGCACCAGCTGAATATTGACAAAGACCAGAAGCTTCTCCTTCTTCTTTCGCTAAATGAGAATGCCAGCCAGCCTGCCCACCTTAGGAAACTTTGGATCGAACGATTCAAGGGTCGGCATGCCCAAATCGATCAATGCACCGCCACTGGAACCTCTAGGCTCCCCCAGATCGACAATCTGTCCCTGGTAGTTACCAACCTTTTTGTCTATTAGCAAGAAAAGGTTTTGCTTGAGGTTGCATTTGAGGGTAGATAGCGTCACTGCATCTGGTTGAACTCCGATGCTCTGGTATTGCCAGGCCTTCGAAAGCACTGACAGATCAGCAGCACGAATCTTCTTGTTGAGTGATATTGGGTAACCCATGGCCAAATACGACCTTTTGGTGGGATCAAAAGAATTGTCGGAAATCTGATCTGCACCAAGAAACTCAGCACCTGCCATTTGCGCAAGCACCATGGTGTCTAGGCGTATGAACGCAAAGTCCAAGTGATCGTTATCTCTATTGCCATCTGGAGGAGTGGTGCAATAAAAGCCCTTTGGAAGGGCAATCAGCGTGTCAGCAGCACCAACATACAGGCTTGTTTCCCTCTCGTGGTCAGCAACGTGCGCGGCAGTAACCAAGTACTTGTCATCACCACGTTCGATCAAGACGCACGTTCCGATGGCCATGGGTACTGGATTGGCGCTCTTATCTGTCCCATAGATGGGTCTGACGTACCTCAGAAAGTCGCGAGATACGTGCTCCGAACGGTCCCTCATCCAGGCAAGCATTGCTTCCTGCAGCGTCTCAACCATAGCGCCCCCTGTATTCTTTCCTATCCTACCCGTCCAGATAGACGTTATGAAACATGCGCCTCAGATGTATCGTCAAGCAGCGTACTTTGCTTCTTGGCGTTAACACCATAGGTGCGTTTGGTCAGATCCAGCTCCAGCTCGAAACGCTCTCCGAGCCCGACCCCGATGGCATCGGCCACTGCCGCAATTCTCGATATCTGGCCGGTGCTGGAGATATTGATATGGCCATGCGCGCTACCGGCGTGGTTGAAGACGCCAGTAGCACTTGGCAAAAAAGCTCTGGGTAGATAGACGATTCTGTGGCGGCTTTCCTTCGGGGTATTGCACTGCGTCACCTGGACCGTGAACGGCCTGGTCAGGTCCACGTCTGCCCGCACAAGCCCCGCCCCCCTTGGCCCCTCTAACACATACCTCTTTCGTGCCTCAATGAGCGCCTGAGCATTCAGCTCCCGGCCATTGGTAGCGTAGATGGAGTGCTCGATTTTGATGACCGTGGGCGAGCTGGCCAAGCAGATGCTCACCGTTGGGTTCGAAACACCCAGCTCAGTGATCAACACCTTTGCGATGTCAGCCCGCGTGGCCACTCCACCATGGTTCTCAATCACCCTGACCACGGCCAGCTCGGTATCAGACAAGACGCTCTTCTGGTCAATCACGGTCCGCGATCGAAACTTGTTGTGCTTATCGCTTTCCAGCCAATCCCAACGTTTGAGCAGCCCCGCGAGCACATGACTTGGGGGTACCGCTCTAGACTTCTCCACATCTCGGTACAACCACTGGTCATCGGTGACAAGCATCGTGACGATGACATCGATGTTGACAGTCGAGGTGGCAACTGACATCAGTTTCCGAATCCTTGCTGCCAGGGCACTACTCTCCCCATCCACGAGGGTGAACCAGCCATCGGTGCCCCCAATGCGCTCAAATCCAGGGGCTTCTTGAAGAACCTGGCGCAACGCTTCCATATCCTTCACCTCACCCGTCTGCTCTGCCACAAGGCCAGCGACCCGCACGAAATTGGTACACCCAACGGTCAAGATTTCTTGCCTTGCTATTGAAAGCGCCACTTGGAGCCAGCCCGAGGGCTCGGAGGCTTTGACAACGCAGGGAATCAGCTCGTACCCGGATAACGTGGAAATCCGATGTTTGGCCACCAGCACTCCCGGCGACTTACCCAGAGCGAGGGCAAAATCAATCGCGGCCTTGATGCCCTGCCCCTCTCCCAGGAAGTCTGCGAGCTGAATATTGCATTCCGGCAAGCTCGATGGCGCGATGCGAGAAGACGCCGAAAGGACGCGATCCAAAGCGGGCATGGCAGCACTTGAAGCGTGAATGGCATCGAAG from Diaphorobacter sp. HDW4A includes:
- a CDS encoding sigma factor-like helix-turn-helix DNA-binding protein, with the protein product MNKSRFFRHPGILPSVASNLISHVFQADGRAFSVNDLLAWSDPIPRESVAEEIRAQFVTRTRNSAEKLWVLPACISLEPGWRDVVHGDDKERLLAFVASLSSPQDFVKLTMREIKEGLKLPLLRVLRILARLEAIYWVPGPRAMRVEELVAWDPQQRVEVSAQKRQELLELANQPWVQALAWDDIRFPSIDERGMGAWLVDQSRKKELSLRQLDLCDRMLIAGKSNWGTELEEVARAGLALAERQPGSLEKASLWTQAFTLRYGGLEGKTLQEVGDLVSLTRERVRQITERCFDAIHASSAAMPALDRVLSASSRIAPSSLPECNIQLADFLGEGQGIKAAIDFALALGKSPGVLVAKHRISTLSGYELIPCVVKASEPSGWLQVALSIARQEILTVGCTNFVRVAGLVAEQTGEVKDMEALRQVLQEAPGFERIGGTDGWFTLVDGESSALAARIRKLMSVATSTVNIDVIVTMLVTDDQWLYRDVEKSRAVPPSHVLAGLLKRWDWLESDKHNKFRSRTVIDQKSVLSDTELAVVRVIENHGGVATRADIAKVLITELGVSNPTVSICLASSPTVIKIEHSIYATNGRELNAQALIEARKRYVLEGPRGAGLVRADVDLTRPFTVQVTQCNTPKESRHRIVYLPRAFLPSATGVFNHAGSAHGHINISSTGQISRIAAVADAIGVGLGERFELELDLTKRTYGVNAKKQSTLLDDTSEAHVS